One region of Mucilaginibacter sp. 14171R-50 genomic DNA includes:
- a CDS encoding helix-turn-helix domain-containing protein, which translates to MEVTCFEDRAFFAMIDKVEAYIDSKKPKQSQDDKWVSGEEAMKMLRIISKTTVQKFRDEGKFPIAAREKNYPIRCRQHQGFH; encoded by the coding sequence ATGGAAGTTACCTGTTTTGAGGATCGCGCTTTTTTTGCAATGATCGATAAGGTTGAAGCTTATATCGACAGCAAAAAGCCTAAACAATCACAAGACGACAAATGGGTTTCCGGCGAGGAAGCCATGAAGATGTTACGCATCATCAGCAAAACCACGGTGCAGAAATTCCGTGACGAAGGAAAATTCCCTATAGCAGCCCGAGAAAAAAATTATCCTATACGATGCCGACAGCATCAGGGATTTCATTGA
- a CDS encoding bifunctional 3,4-dihydroxy-2-butanone-4-phosphate synthase/GTP cyclohydrolase II has protein sequence MLNTIPEAIEAIKAGKTIIVVDDEDRENEGDFLTAARNATPETINFMVRYGRGLVCAPITRQRAHELELEPMVSRNTTSHETNFTVSVDLLGNGCTTGISATDRSKTTLALIDPSTRPADLGRPGHIFPLIAKDGGVLRRSGHTEAAIDLSVLAGFEPAGVICEIMKEDGDMARLPELLVMAKEFDLKIISIKDLIEYRLNTESLVRKEVSVKMPTQWGDFDMIAYTQLDTGENHLALVKGEWQPGEPVLVRVHSSCVTGDIFGSCRCDCGPQLHKAMEMISKEGKGVVVYMNQEGRGIGLVNKLKAYHLQENGLDTVEANIKLGFQMDQRDYGIGAQILRNLGISKMRLLTNNPKKRAGLIGYGLEVVENLPIEIESNPHNEAYLRTKRDKMDHAIMREH, from the coding sequence ATGTTAAACACCATACCGGAAGCAATAGAAGCTATAAAAGCAGGCAAAACCATTATTGTTGTAGATGATGAGGACCGCGAAAACGAAGGCGATTTTTTAACCGCCGCCCGGAACGCTACGCCCGAAACTATCAACTTTATGGTGCGGTATGGGCGCGGCCTTGTTTGTGCGCCTATAACCAGGCAACGCGCGCACGAGCTGGAACTGGAGCCAATGGTTAGCCGTAACACCACATCGCACGAAACGAATTTTACTGTATCGGTAGATCTGCTTGGTAATGGCTGTACAACCGGCATATCCGCGACAGACCGGTCTAAAACAACTTTGGCGTTAATTGACCCGTCAACCAGGCCTGCCGACCTGGGGCGGCCGGGGCATATCTTCCCGCTGATTGCCAAGGATGGCGGAGTTTTACGCCGTTCGGGACATACCGAAGCCGCTATAGACCTTTCAGTATTGGCCGGTTTTGAACCTGCCGGCGTAATATGCGAGATTATGAAAGAAGATGGCGATATGGCACGCCTGCCCGAGCTGCTGGTGATGGCCAAAGAGTTTGACCTTAAAATAATTTCGATAAAAGACCTTATCGAGTATCGTTTGAACACTGAGTCGTTGGTGCGTAAAGAGGTATCGGTAAAAATGCCAACCCAATGGGGCGATTTTGACATGATAGCTTATACGCAGTTGGATACCGGCGAAAATCATTTAGCACTGGTAAAAGGTGAATGGCAACCCGGCGAGCCTGTTTTGGTGCGTGTGCACAGTTCATGCGTTACCGGCGATATCTTCGGGTCGTGCCGGTGCGATTGCGGCCCACAGCTGCATAAAGCCATGGAAATGATAAGTAAGGAAGGCAAAGGTGTGGTAGTTTACATGAACCAGGAGGGGCGGGGTATCGGGCTTGTAAATAAGCTTAAAGCCTACCATTTGCAGGAGAATGGGTTAGATACTGTTGAGGCGAATATCAAACTGGGCTTCCAGATGGATCAGCGCGATTACGGCATAGGCGCGCAAATATTGCGCAACCTGGGTATTTCTAAAATGCGCCTGTTAACCAATAATCCAAAAAAGCGTGCCGGGTTGATAGGATACGGGCTTGAAGTGGTCGAGAACCTGCCGATAGAGATCGAATCGAACCCGCATAATGAAGCTTACCTACGTACCAAACGCGATAAAATGGACCACGCTATTATGCGCGAGCATTAA
- a CDS encoding phage integrase SAM-like domain-containing protein, whose protein sequence is MASAKIVTWSRKDKNGNFPIGIKVSQNGIPAYLFEGNVLASRDFWDATKQQVKKAHLHHMRITNFLTKRLAEINEKILEFETAKKYSAEDIIEATKPKPVKEISPAPRLPLFKDVADNYLAEQRALGNYDVCKSDTSRLKRFYEFAGNGVTFSKITVKFLRRYTLFLRTGHSRNIH, encoded by the coding sequence ATGGCCAGCGCAAAAATTGTTACATGGAGCCGCAAAGACAAAAACGGCAATTTCCCTATCGGTATTAAAGTATCTCAAAACGGCATTCCTGCATATCTTTTTGAAGGAAATGTTCTTGCCTCCCGCGATTTCTGGGATGCAACAAAACAGCAAGTAAAAAAGGCACATCTGCATCATATGCGGATAACCAATTTTCTGACAAAAAGGCTTGCTGAAATCAATGAAAAAATCCTTGAATTTGAAACTGCAAAAAAGTATTCAGCGGAAGACATTATCGAGGCGACAAAACCCAAACCCGTAAAGGAAATTTCTCCTGCGCCAAGGCTGCCCTTGTTCAAGGATGTTGCCGATAATTATTTGGCCGAACAAAGGGCCTTGGGCAATTACGATGTCTGCAAATCAGATACAAGCCGTTTGAAACGCTTTTATGAATTTGCCGGAAACGGTGTAACCTTTTCTAAAATCACGGTTAAGTTCCTACGCCGCTACACGCTATTTCTACGCACCGGGCATAGTCGGAATATTCATTAA
- a CDS encoding translocation/assembly module TamB domain-containing protein yields the protein MLLISILLLLFQYKPVQTWAAKKATTYLSKELNTKVDVKSLYIKPFSSVVLEGLYILDKQQDTLLSTPKLVVELSGFSIFNSIKKKKIDFASIQLDNGSFYLKKLKDSTTNLKFVLDYFNSGDTTKTKSKPWTLTFEKIAINNFHFRYKNHLRTELVKGVNFNDVDLTHFSTIIRNMDLKNHLFKARIGGLTLHEKSGFVVRNLNANATIDTNQILLQNLNVQTAHSSVKNFFKMKFKSFDDFDDFENKVNMDADFKSSHLSSKDIAYFTSTLDKTTFELGIDGRVRGMVSNLKAKNLTITAAQGTFIKGDFNLTGLPDWNNTFLQLKFDQIATNKKDLDYLYSHFTGKPNAKVPDVVSKFGNVNFTGRFTGLQNDFVAFGTFKTKLGRFDPDINLKINKAGVPSYSGKISTNNFDLGSLLNDNQLGRTTLRANITGSGDDLKSLNVHGDAKIAYLQFKGYAYSNITTNGSFNRKTAIGRLAINDKNIKLNLAGSVNLNPKLPIYNFTGSVGNAHLRQLKFVKDTISLSTDISTNFSGNNLDNLDGRILLSNTRIIDPRNNYVVDSVALTAAGKGAARVISLRSDLADGSIKGSYDLATLPSYFKTIAKKYIPSLKTTITPHQPQNFDFNLAIKNIDPLLAIFMPTLKVPEQGTFVGKFNSTEKTATLNGYIKTIKLGKIVFHDFIIDESTADDMLGLNVSLNRVDLTDSLYIKNINITNFLKNDSLNFNVKLSDKDAANQLDLYGLVEFGRDTTAKLAILPSDVILEHENWKIQEQVKIRLLDGKTQVSGFELSNGVQKVRINGFISDRTEDELKVTFDKFSMATINQLTKTSGVLLKGSLNGDVTLSSIMKKPGIDANLNIDSLAMNKTLVGNVKIVSNLDNAHKQARVNLNITNRGLKTMNIDGVYTLAQENGDNLNFDIKMDHTEAIIFEPFIKELVSDIKGTVSANLQLSGSPSKPQLNGEVSLNNTGVTVNYLKTAYTVNEKLAVSNSVIKIDKMVLKDGRGGTGEANGTVDLNQISNPTLDITVQARNLMALNTTFKDNHLYYGTAYGSGTFSFTGPVDNMKIDIKASTEAGTIFNIPLNTSSTAAEYDFIRFVDHNDTTLKKPVEKSKAFNGVTLNFDLTVNESTTVRISTDYGVLEGTGQARNLKLNINSLGDFEMFGAFLITSGKFEFTAKDFISKNFVVNEGGTIRWTGNPANAEINLKAVYEVRTNIAPLYTAAGLQAPQPKQVLVQAELILSKSLLQPNIDFNFNFPVDPSIKDDLSTYLADNNNRSQQALSIIVRRSFASGTGSNLTNQVLGTAGEAVSEFAFNKLNSFISQSNIKYFDLNIRSFNDASASLKFLNDRLLINGSLYSNSGTSDLFNNKTNLLNTDFRTLTKDFEIQYLIRRDGNLRARYSYRALNSTTLNSINDALGVQYVNGIGLVYQRDFDTFGEFLRNIFRQRRRRNNDAPKTPSPVPATNIATPVPSKPSEDNNANEDTEGDN from the coding sequence TTGTTACTGATAAGCATATTGCTATTGCTTTTTCAGTACAAGCCGGTACAAACATGGGCGGCAAAAAAAGCCACCACTTATTTATCAAAAGAGCTTAATACAAAAGTGGATGTAAAAAGCCTTTACATTAAGCCCTTTTCATCAGTAGTATTAGAAGGCCTGTACATTCTGGACAAGCAGCAGGATACCTTGTTGAGCACCCCAAAACTGGTGGTAGAGCTTAGCGGCTTTTCAATCTTCAACAGCATCAAAAAAAAGAAGATAGATTTTGCATCCATTCAGCTGGACAACGGCTCGTTTTACCTGAAAAAGTTAAAAGACAGCACAACCAACCTTAAGTTTGTGCTCGATTACTTTAATTCGGGCGATACAACAAAAACAAAAAGCAAACCCTGGACACTTACCTTCGAAAAAATAGCCATTAATAACTTTCACTTCAGGTACAAGAACCACTTAAGGACAGAATTGGTAAAAGGTGTAAACTTTAACGATGTAGATCTTACCCATTTCAGCACCATTATACGAAATATGGACCTGAAAAATCACCTTTTTAAAGCCAGGATAGGTGGTTTAACCCTGCATGAAAAAAGTGGATTCGTGGTACGGAACCTTAATGCTAACGCTACCATCGATACCAACCAGATATTGCTTCAAAACCTTAACGTACAAACAGCGCATTCCAGCGTGAAGAATTTTTTTAAGATGAAATTCAAATCGTTTGATGATTTTGACGACTTTGAAAACAAGGTGAATATGGACGCCGACTTTAAATCGTCGCACCTGTCATCAAAAGACATAGCTTATTTTACCAGCACACTGGATAAAACGACCTTTGAACTGGGCATAGACGGCCGCGTGCGCGGCATGGTAAGCAACTTGAAAGCCAAAAATCTTACCATTACAGCCGCCCAGGGCACATTTATAAAGGGCGACTTTAACTTAACCGGCCTGCCCGATTGGAACAACACTTTTTTGCAGTTAAAGTTCGACCAGATAGCCACCAATAAAAAGGACCTGGACTACTTGTATAGCCACTTTACAGGCAAGCCAAACGCAAAAGTGCCGGATGTAGTGAGCAAATTTGGAAACGTAAACTTTACAGGCAGGTTTACCGGCCTGCAAAACGATTTTGTGGCATTTGGTACTTTTAAAACAAAACTGGGCCGTTTTGACCCGGATATTAACCTGAAAATAAACAAAGCGGGTGTACCGAGTTACAGCGGTAAAATTTCCACTAATAACTTTGACCTTGGCAGCTTATTAAACGACAATCAACTTGGTCGTACTACGCTAAGGGCCAATATAACCGGCAGCGGCGACGACCTGAAAAGCCTGAATGTACACGGCGATGCGAAAATTGCCTACCTGCAATTTAAGGGTTATGCTTACAGTAACATAACTACAAACGGCTCTTTTAACCGCAAAACAGCTATAGGCAGGTTAGCCATTAACGATAAAAATATTAAGCTGAACCTGGCGGGCAGTGTTAATTTAAACCCCAAATTGCCTATATACAATTTTACAGGCAGTGTAGGTAACGCGCATCTTCGCCAGCTTAAATTTGTAAAAGATACCATTTCGCTCAGCACCGATATCAGCACCAATTTTTCGGGAAATAACCTGGATAACCTGGACGGACGTATTTTACTTAGCAACACCCGTATAATAGATCCACGAAACAACTACGTGGTTGATTCGGTTGCCTTAACCGCTGCCGGAAAGGGCGCTGCCAGGGTGATATCGCTGCGATCTGATCTGGCCGACGGCAGCATTAAAGGCAGTTACGACCTGGCCACCCTTCCGTCATACTTTAAAACCATAGCCAAAAAATATATTCCGTCGTTAAAAACAACCATTACCCCGCATCAGCCGCAAAATTTTGATTTTAACTTAGCGATAAAAAACATCGACCCGCTGCTGGCCATTTTTATGCCCACCCTTAAGGTGCCTGAACAGGGCACTTTTGTAGGTAAGTTTAATTCTACCGAAAAAACAGCCACATTGAACGGCTATATTAAGACCATTAAACTGGGCAAAATAGTGTTTCATGATTTTATTATTGATGAGAGCACGGCTGATGACATGCTCGGCCTAAACGTATCCTTAAACCGTGTTGACCTTACCGACAGCCTGTACATCAAAAACATTAACATTACCAACTTTTTAAAGAACGACAGCCTCAATTTTAACGTAAAGTTATCTGATAAGGACGCCGCCAACCAGTTAGACCTTTACGGACTGGTAGAATTTGGCCGAGACACTACCGCCAAACTGGCGATATTACCATCAGATGTAATATTGGAACACGAAAACTGGAAGATACAAGAGCAGGTAAAAATACGGCTGCTGGATGGTAAAACCCAGGTATCGGGATTTGAGCTATCAAACGGCGTCCAAAAAGTGCGGATAAACGGTTTTATATCCGACCGCACCGAAGACGAACTGAAAGTAACCTTTGATAAATTTAGTATGGCTACCATTAATCAGCTTACAAAAACATCAGGTGTACTGTTAAAAGGGTCCTTAAATGGCGATGTTACGTTGAGTTCCATCATGAAGAAACCCGGAATTGATGCAAACCTTAATATCGATTCGCTGGCGATGAACAAAACGCTGGTAGGCAATGTCAAGATCGTCTCGAACCTTGATAATGCCCATAAGCAGGCCAGGGTAAACTTAAATATAACTAATCGTGGTTTAAAGACCATGAATATCGATGGGGTATACACACTGGCGCAGGAAAACGGCGATAACCTGAACTTCGACATTAAAATGGACCATACCGAAGCCATTATCTTTGAGCCTTTTATAAAAGAGCTGGTATCTGATATTAAAGGCACCGTGTCAGCAAATCTGCAGTTATCCGGCTCGCCATCCAAGCCGCAACTTAACGGCGAGGTCTCGTTAAATAATACGGGCGTGACTGTTAATTATCTTAAGACAGCGTACACCGTAAACGAGAAACTGGCGGTAAGCAACAGTGTTATAAAGATTGATAAAATGGTGCTGAAAGATGGCCGTGGAGGCACCGGCGAGGCAAACGGAACGGTTGACCTTAACCAGATATCAAACCCTACGCTTGATATAACTGTGCAAGCCCGTAACCTGATGGCGCTTAACACCACTTTTAAGGATAACCACCTTTATTACGGTACTGCCTACGGTAGCGGTACCTTTAGTTTTACAGGGCCTGTAGATAACATGAAGATAGACATCAAGGCGTCAACCGAAGCGGGCACCATATTTAATATTCCGTTAAATACTTCATCTACGGCGGCGGAATATGATTTCATCAGATTTGTGGACCATAACGATACCACTTTAAAAAAGCCCGTTGAAAAGAGCAAGGCATTTAATGGTGTTACGCTAAATTTTGACCTTACCGTTAATGAAAGTACAACCGTACGGATAAGTACAGATTATGGTGTATTAGAGGGTACAGGCCAGGCCCGCAACCTCAAATTGAACATCAATAGCCTGGGCGACTTTGAGATGTTCGGCGCTTTCCTGATCACATCAGGGAAGTTTGAGTTTACCGCGAAGGATTTTATTAGTAAAAACTTTGTGGTGAACGAAGGAGGCACCATCCGCTGGACGGGCAACCCCGCAAATGCCGAGATAAATTTGAAAGCCGTTTACGAGGTACGCACCAATATCGCACCGTTGTACACCGCTGCCGGCCTGCAAGCGCCGCAGCCCAAGCAGGTACTGGTACAGGCCGAACTGATACTGTCCAAATCATTGTTACAGCCTAATATCGATTTTAATTTTAACTTCCCGGTTGACCCATCAATTAAAGATGACCTTAGCACCTACCTGGCCGATAACAATAACCGGAGCCAACAAGCCCTCAGTATTATTGTACGGCGTAGCTTTGCATCGGGCACAGGCAGCAACTTAACCAACCAGGTATTGGGTACCGCCGGAGAAGCAGTGAGCGAATTTGCGTTTAATAAGCTTAACAGTTTTATCTCGCAATCAAACATCAAATATTTCGATTTGAATATACGGTCGTTCAACGATGCGAGCGCGTCACTTAAGTTTTTGAACGACAGGCTTCTTATAAACGGCAGTTTATACTCTAACAGTGGCACAAGCGATCTGTTCAATAATAAAACCAATTTACTGAATACAGACTTCAGGACGCTAACCAAAGATTTCGAAATTCAATACCTGATACGAAGGGACGGTAACCTGCGGGCCAGGTACTCGTACCGGGCGTTAAACAGCACCACCCTGAACAGCATTAACGACGCGCTGGGTGTACAATATGTAAATGGTATAGGTTTAGTGTATCAGCGGGATTTTGATACGTTTGGCGAATTTTTGCGTAACATTTTCAGGCAGAGGCGCCGCCGTAACAACGATGCACCTAAAACCCCTTCACCGGTGCCCGCAACAAACATCGCAACACCTGTGCCTTCAAAGCCATCTGAGGACAACAATGCGAATGAGGATACCGAAGGTGATAATTAA
- a CDS encoding SIR2 family protein, whose amino-acid sequence MNISEFISQYKNHPVLFIGTGFSLRYLRNSYTWDGLLAKIAFDLKGNNEYYLDIKASSEENGKYKFEMISSKLEMEFNRQLQEERNGKFKDINDIFYENMAKGVNLSRFKIYISQIFSTLDFRPEKADELSELKKIRKNISSIITTNYDNLIEQTFEFNKLIGNDILLSNPYGSVYKIHGCRTLPGKLIITTEDYQIFFQKYELIRAQLLSLFIHNPIIFFGYSIGDENIKSILKTIFTYIEPNSEQAKKIRANFLLVEYDSGSMSNEIVEHDIDMEGFSTIRINKIRTDNFSAIYNSISSLQLPISAMDVRKVQAVVKEIYSGGNIAVKITEDLDLLGNAAKILAIGTDRTIKYDYLTSSETLANYFKLIDEANSQTVGLIDKYVIPKTQYFPIYGFNLINANLTSAAALKENQKIKIQGYLADVPAACQTLHATVQGILDDNSVPKSSKSRAIFWSIMNDKVSIEDTEKYLRDYNNKKNTEFKRMLSAYDFKKFSKE is encoded by the coding sequence ATGAATATCTCTGAATTTATTTCGCAATATAAAAATCATCCTGTTTTATTCATAGGAACGGGGTTTAGTTTACGCTATCTGCGAAATTCTTACACATGGGATGGTTTACTTGCTAAAATCGCTTTCGATCTTAAAGGCAACAACGAATATTACCTTGATATAAAAGCTTCCAGCGAAGAAAATGGGAAATATAAATTCGAAATGATTTCGAGTAAACTTGAAATGGAATTTAATCGTCAGTTACAGGAGGAGCGAAACGGCAAATTCAAAGATATTAACGACATCTTCTATGAAAACATGGCAAAGGGAGTTAATTTAAGCCGATTTAAAATTTATATAAGTCAAATATTTTCAACGCTTGATTTTAGACCTGAAAAAGCAGATGAATTATCTGAACTCAAAAAGATCAGAAAAAATATAAGTTCTATTATCACAACAAATTACGATAATCTTATAGAACAGACATTTGAATTTAATAAATTGATAGGCAATGATATACTTTTAAGCAATCCTTATGGGTCTGTATACAAAATACATGGATGCCGTACATTGCCAGGAAAGCTTATTATTACAACAGAAGATTATCAAATTTTTTTTCAAAAGTATGAATTAATAAGAGCGCAATTGTTATCGCTGTTCATTCACAATCCAATTATTTTTTTTGGATATAGTATTGGTGATGAAAATATTAAGAGTATTTTGAAAACAATCTTTACATACATAGAACCAAATTCCGAACAAGCAAAAAAAATCAGGGCGAATTTCTTGCTCGTAGAATACGATTCAGGCTCGATGTCTAACGAAATTGTTGAGCATGATATTGACATGGAAGGGTTTAGCACAATAAGAATAAACAAAATTAGGACCGATAATTTTTCCGCAATTTATAACTCGATATCAAGTCTGCAATTACCTATTTCTGCGATGGATGTGAGAAAGGTGCAGGCGGTAGTGAAAGAAATATACTCTGGCGGAAATATTGCAGTGAAAATTACTGAAGACCTCGATCTGCTGGGAAATGCGGCAAAAATATTGGCCATTGGGACAGACCGTACAATAAAATATGATTACTTAACGAGTTCTGAAACTTTAGCTAATTATTTCAAATTAATTGATGAAGCTAATTCGCAGACGGTGGGATTAATCGACAAATACGTTATACCGAAGACCCAATATTTTCCGATTTATGGATTTAATCTAATCAATGCCAACTTAACATCAGCCGCTGCTTTAAAAGAAAATCAGAAAATCAAAATTCAAGGATATTTGGCAGATGTTCCCGCTGCTTGTCAAACACTCCACGCTACAGTACAAGGAATTTTAGATGATAATTCGGTGCCTAAAAGTTCAAAAAGCAGAGCAATCTTTTGGTCTATAATGAATGATAAGGTTAGCATAGAAGACACAGAAAAATATTTACGGGATTATAATAACAAAAAAAATACTGAATTTAAAAGAATGCTATCCGCTTACGATTTTAAGAAATTTAGTAAAGAATAA
- a CDS encoding START-like domain-containing protein produces MSEKKKFNLEYEIKSSPRILYTFLNEANGLTQWFADDVSVRDQIYTFTWDDEKQNAKLVAVKENKLVRFKWVDDEPQCYFEMEIIQDELTNDVALSITDFATEETIAERKLIWDNQINYLISTLGA; encoded by the coding sequence ATGTCCGAGAAGAAAAAATTCAACCTTGAGTACGAGATAAAATCCTCACCAAGAATACTATATACCTTCCTTAACGAAGCTAATGGCTTAACACAATGGTTTGCTGATGATGTAAGCGTTCGCGACCAGATTTACACCTTTACCTGGGACGACGAAAAGCAGAATGCCAAACTGGTTGCTGTTAAAGAGAACAAACTGGTTAGGTTTAAATGGGTTGACGATGAGCCCCAATGTTACTTTGAAATGGAGATCATCCAGGACGAACTGACAAATGATGTTGCCTTAAGCATTACTGATTTCGCAACCGAAGAAACCATTGCCGAGCGTAAGCTTATCTGGGACAACCAGATAAATTACCTGATAAGCACCCTGGGCGCTTAA
- a CDS encoding LptF/LptG family permease: MKKIHLLLLKSFIRPFIVTLLIVMFVLLMLFLFKYIDDLIGKGFQWYIILELMMYNSATNVAMALPLSVLLSSIMTYGSLGENYELVAIKSAGISLRRAMYPMMVVVLVLSVAAFVFSDYMLPVANLKYYSLLYDARKQKSADLLPENVFSNRFPGYTIRVKKKDPDGQTLHDIMIYSKGALETNQDVLFAKSGLMYRSKDDLYLILKLKDGVRYVEDAGDQGNAMPRKRLTRFRFKETEQKFDLSGFKMTRTDENEFRSASMMMNLRQLQHYIDSANKEVDSNVRLNYSLVAAYMKYNTMPQKSKVKVLPADSIKMSSISEKISALNNASSEVHQILDVIKNRADRHKETSKSIRRYIMEYQKKFTLGAACIVLFLIGAPLGAIIRKGGLGMPVVISVIFFLVYYIIGTIGEKSAKEGDLSPLIGAWVAIAVLLPIGVFLTYKSATDSALFDADMYKRFFRRFNLRKTKPV, encoded by the coding sequence ATGAAAAAAATACATTTGTTATTACTTAAATCATTTATAAGGCCTTTTATAGTAACCTTACTGATAGTGATGTTTGTATTACTGATGTTGTTTTTGTTCAAATACATCGATGATCTTATCGGTAAAGGCTTTCAGTGGTACATCATTCTTGAGCTGATGATGTATAACTCGGCTACCAATGTGGCTATGGCATTGCCGCTATCCGTACTGCTTTCATCTATCATGACATACGGCAGCCTTGGGGAAAATTATGAGTTGGTTGCCATTAAATCAGCCGGGATATCACTGCGCCGCGCCATGTACCCCATGATGGTTGTTGTGTTGGTACTTAGCGTTGCGGCCTTCGTATTTTCGGATTATATGCTGCCGGTGGCCAACCTTAAATATTACTCGCTCCTGTACGATGCGCGCAAGCAAAAATCAGCCGACCTGCTCCCCGAAAATGTTTTCAGCAATCGTTTTCCGGGGTACACCATACGCGTAAAAAAGAAAGACCCCGACGGGCAGACCCTGCACGATATCATGATCTATTCTAAAGGGGCGCTTGAAACAAACCAGGATGTTTTGTTTGCAAAGTCGGGGCTCATGTACCGGTCTAAAGATGATCTGTACCTGATCTTGAAGCTGAAGGATGGGGTACGTTATGTAGAAGATGCCGGCGATCAGGGTAACGCCATGCCACGCAAGCGGCTTACGCGTTTCCGGTTTAAAGAAACCGAGCAAAAATTCGATCTTTCGGGCTTTAAGATGACGCGGACCGACGAGAACGAGTTCAGGAGCGCCTCGATGATGATGAACCTGCGCCAGTTGCAGCATTATATCGATTCGGCAAACAAGGAGGTGGATAGTAATGTAAGGCTTAATTATTCGCTGGTGGCGGCGTATATGAAATATAATACCATGCCGCAAAAATCAAAGGTTAAAGTGCTGCCGGCAGATAGTATCAAGATGAGCTCCATAAGTGAAAAGATCAGCGCTTTAAACAATGCTTCCAGCGAAGTTCACCAAATATTGGATGTGATAAAAAACCGGGCCGACAGGCACAAGGAAACATCAAAAAGTATACGCCGATATATAATGGAGTATCAAAAGAAATTTACCCTTGGCGCTGCCTGCATAGTGCTGTTTTTAATTGGCGCGCCTTTGGGCGCGATAATACGTAAAGGAGGGTTGGGTATGCCTGTAGTTATATCGGTGATATTTTTCCTGGTATATTACATTATAGGTACCATTGGCGAAAAATCAGCCAAAGAGGGAGACTTATCGCCGCTGATAGGGGCATGGGTAGCCATTGCTGTTTTACTGCCTATTGGGGTATTCCTTACGTATAAATCAGCTACCGATTCGGCCCTTTTTGATGCGGATATGTATAAACGTTTCTTTAGGCGCTTTAACCTGCGTAAAACCAAGCCCGTATAG